In Bacteroidota bacterium, a single genomic region encodes these proteins:
- a CDS encoding aminotransferase class V-fold PLP-dependent enzyme codes for MRTPIYFDYNATSPVDPRVLEKMLPFFTEHFGNASSKLHAYGWLAEEAVKEARSEVARLINCDTSELIFTSGATESINLALKGAYSAYQKKGNHIILVRSEHKAVIDCCEGLAKQGAELSYLNVDREGRIDLHELKNAFKDNTILVCMMLANNESGVIQDIAQVAEITHSKNALLLSDATQAIGKIRVDVQELGIDLMPLSAHKFYGPKGVGALFVRRKNPRVTLLAQQLGGGHENGLRSGTLNVPGIVGLGAACALAEEEQWDDAILLSRLRTKLEQSLLELGNVFVNGSQKHRLPNVSNLCFSGIKAAQLITKLPDLAFSTGSACSSALPEPSHVLKAMGLDDAAAYASARFSLGKYTTEEEVDFCIEKISTALTKNN; via the coding sequence ATGAGAACTCCGATTTACTTCGATTACAATGCTACAAGCCCAGTGGATCCGCGTGTGCTGGAAAAAATGCTTCCCTTTTTTACCGAACATTTTGGCAATGCCAGCAGCAAGTTACATGCTTATGGTTGGTTGGCTGAAGAGGCAGTAAAAGAAGCAAGATCAGAAGTTGCTCGGCTCATAAATTGTGATACTTCCGAACTAATTTTCACTTCCGGGGCAACCGAATCGATAAATCTTGCACTAAAAGGCGCTTATAGTGCCTATCAAAAAAAAGGGAACCATATTATTCTTGTTCGAAGCGAACACAAAGCCGTGATTGATTGCTGTGAAGGCCTTGCAAAACAAGGAGCTGAACTAAGTTATTTAAACGTAGACCGTGAAGGAAGAATTGATTTGCACGAATTAAAAAACGCATTTAAGGATAACACCATATTGGTGTGTATGATGCTCGCCAATAACGAATCGGGAGTAATTCAAGACATTGCGCAGGTTGCTGAAATTACACATTCGAAAAATGCACTCCTCTTGAGCGATGCTACTCAAGCCATTGGAAAAATACGAGTGGATGTGCAGGAATTGGGTATTGATTTAATGCCCTTAAGCGCGCATAAGTTTTACGGACCCAAAGGTGTGGGTGCTTTGTTTGTGCGCCGTAAAAATCCGCGGGTAACCTTGCTCGCCCAACAACTTGGGGGTGGGCATGAAAACGGATTGCGTTCGGGCACCTTAAATGTCCCCGGGATTGTGGGGCTTGGTGCTGCTTGTGCTTTGGCCGAAGAGGAGCAATGGGATGACGCTATTCTCCTCTCGAGATTGCGTACCAAATTGGAGCAAAGTTTACTTGAGCTGGGTAATGTATTTGTGAATGGGAGTCAAAAGCACCGCTTGCCTAATGTAAGCAATCTTTGCTTTAGCGGAATTAAAGCAGCTCAACTCATTACTAAATTGCCTGATTTGGCTTTTTCAACCGGGTCGGCTTGCTCGAGTGCTTTGCCGGAACCTTCGCATGTGTTAAAAGCCATGGGTTTGGATGACGCTGCTGCTTATGCTTCAGCGCGATTTAGTTTGGGAAAGTATACCACTGAAGAGGAGGTAGATTTTTGTATTGAGAAAATCAGTACTGCTTTAACAAAGAATAATTAA
- a CDS encoding restriction endonuclease — translation MDSIPTLDSKHDLSYIGDRSEVEKFYTKWYAVKDSDPNEDAKLKRKRGYKLEKIIYSILYNETLSPGSGFKKTGEQIDGSFTYNNLPFLLEAKWHIDPTEASKLYDFKGKVDGKFHLTSGVFISMSGFSEDAPVALSTGKIINVILFDGEEMELIISNKTTLKASLEYKIKMASKTGKTHSKIISETEID, via the coding sequence ATGGATTCTATTCCAACATTAGATAGTAAACACGATTTATCATACATAGGAGACAGATCTGAAGTGGAAAAATTTTATACAAAATGGTACGCAGTAAAAGATTCAGACCCTAATGAAGATGCAAAATTGAAAAGAAAAAGAGGATATAAATTGGAAAAGATTATCTACTCGATTTTATATAATGAAACGCTTTCCCCGGGCAGTGGGTTTAAAAAAACAGGAGAGCAAATAGATGGGAGTTTTACATACAATAATTTGCCCTTTTTACTAGAAGCCAAATGGCATATTGATCCTACGGAAGCATCAAAATTATATGACTTTAAAGGGAAGGTTGATGGTAAATTTCATTTAACATCAGGTGTTTTTATTTCAATGAGTGGCTTCTCTGAAGATGCTCCTGTTGCATTAAGTACTGGAAAAATCATTAATGTGATTCTTTTTGATGGAGAAGAAATGGAATTAATTATTAGCAATAAAACGACTTTAAAAGCCTCCCTTGAGTACAAAATAAAAATGGCTTCGAAAACGGGGAAAACCCATTCTAAAATTATTAGTGAAACAGAAATTGATTAG
- a CDS encoding T9SS type A sorting domain-containing protein, with the protein MVKSSFDVIIKRSFLLLFLLFSCRLLAQPTLSLDWEYKEPIAQGSFVTHDNAGNIITIGLGGTNMFGTYVRLIVIKQDTAGNIIWKKVLGDVAGGLLRAKDYVIDSTDNIYITGRAHYNAQNAEGFTLKYDAAGNLVWRKYYGSAIGLVGEFNSITLYDNKYVYVTGEMDSINGQGARKAILAKYDSIGNLLWNKADSVGYNQEGKSVEVDKAGNAYVIGYTSCCLPGGKMFVEKYDSTGSQKWKTVIVDTAYQYGFANRSAIDDSANIYLAGHIQGLHITTGFDAGVSKIDSSGNIQWFYPFVSSLSNQVTESPKGILIDKQNGVIVYGNASGGFVLKLNTHGLQEWKILANGIGLNNNYVLVSASLNSRRETIVGGYGFLQNSPRNFFVHSIDSAGNTKEILGYSYQNNFNTSSFDLSEDSSFFLSGALSDTNFVVEDSLFILKLKKDEATYIVNNRSDLKIAIYPNPFKNQLNLNLASSNWQQPLVVNLFNSVGIKQCSVPIPPLKSNFSLNLESIPKGVYFAEVTSNNQVITRTKIIKM; encoded by the coding sequence ATGGTAAAATCTTCTTTTGATGTTATTATAAAAAGGAGTTTTTTGCTTTTGTTTTTACTTTTCTCTTGCAGATTGCTTGCTCAGCCAACGCTAAGTTTGGATTGGGAGTATAAAGAACCAATTGCTCAAGGCTCCTTTGTTACTCACGACAATGCTGGAAATATTATAACTATAGGATTGGGTGGTACAAACATGTTTGGAACTTATGTCAGATTAATTGTAATTAAGCAAGATACTGCTGGAAACATAATTTGGAAAAAAGTGTTAGGAGATGTTGCCGGAGGACTTCTAAGAGCAAAAGATTATGTTATAGACTCTACAGACAATATCTATATAACCGGAAGGGCTCATTATAATGCACAGAACGCGGAAGGTTTCACTTTGAAGTACGATGCTGCGGGAAATCTCGTGTGGCGCAAATACTATGGATCTGCAATTGGTCTTGTTGGTGAATTTAACTCAATTACTCTTTATGATAATAAGTATGTATATGTAACGGGGGAAATGGATTCTATTAACGGGCAGGGAGCTCGTAAAGCAATATTGGCAAAGTACGATTCAATTGGTAATTTATTATGGAATAAAGCGGATAGTGTTGGCTACAATCAAGAAGGCAAAAGTGTAGAAGTAGATAAAGCCGGGAATGCCTATGTGATAGGCTACACAAGTTGCTGTTTGCCTGGAGGCAAAATGTTCGTAGAAAAATATGATTCTACTGGAAGTCAAAAATGGAAAACAGTTATTGTTGATACCGCTTATCAGTATGGTTTTGCAAATCGCTCTGCAATTGATGACTCTGCAAATATTTATTTAGCAGGACATATTCAAGGGCTGCACATTACTACTGGATTTGATGCAGGAGTTTCAAAGATTGATAGTAGTGGAAATATTCAATGGTTTTATCCATTTGTTTCAAGTTTGAGTAATCAAGTTACAGAATCACCAAAAGGAATATTGATTGATAAGCAAAACGGGGTTATTGTTTATGGAAATGCATCAGGTGGGTTTGTGCTGAAACTTAATACTCATGGTTTGCAAGAATGGAAAATTCTTGCAAATGGAATTGGCTTAAACAATAACTATGTTTTAGTTTCTGCTTCCCTTAATAGCCGCAGAGAAACTATAGTTGGTGGTTACGGCTTCTTACAAAATTCTCCAAGGAATTTCTTTGTTCATTCAATAGATAGCGCTGGAAATACAAAGGAAATATTAGGCTATTCTTACCAAAATAATTTCAACACATCTTCATTTGACTTATCCGAAGATTCATCTTTTTTCCTCTCAGGAGCTCTTTCAGATACGAATTTTGTTGTAGAAGACTCTTTATTTATTCTAAAACTAAAGAAGGATGAGGCAACTTATATTGTAAATAACAGAAGCGATTTAAAAATCGCAATTTATCCGAATCCATTTAAAAACCAATTAAATTTAAATTTAGCATCATCTAATTGGCAACAACCTTTAGTTGTTAATTTGTTTAATTCTGTTGGAATAAAACAATGTTCAGTACCAATTCCTCCTTTAAAATCTAACTTTTCTTTAAATCTTGAATCAATTCCGAAAGGAGTTTATTTTGCGGAAGTGACTTCAAACAATCAAGTTATTACAAGAACAAAAATTATTAAAATGTAA